A genomic region of Serratia fonticola contains the following coding sequences:
- the ilvE gene encoding branched-chain-amino-acid transaminase: MTKKADYIWFNGEMVPWAEAKVHVMSHALHYGTSVFEGVRCYDSHKGPVVFRHREHMQRLHDSAKIYRMPVTQSVDELMEACRATLRKNNLVSAYIRPLVFVGDVGMGVNPPAGYKTDVIIAAFPWGAYLGEEALDQGIDAMVSSWHRVAPNTIPTAAKAGGNYLSSLLVGSEARRHGYQEGIALDVHGYISEGAGENLFEVKDGVLFTPPFTSSALPGITRDAIIKLAKDMGFEVREQVLSRESLYLADEVFMSGTAAEITPVRSVDGIQVGIGKCGPITKQIQQAFFGLFSGKTEDKYGWLDPVNQ; encoded by the coding sequence ATGACGAAGAAAGCCGATTACATTTGGTTCAATGGTGAGATGGTTCCTTGGGCCGAAGCCAAAGTGCACGTCATGTCGCATGCGTTGCATTACGGGACTTCGGTATTTGAAGGGGTTCGCTGTTACGACTCCCACAAGGGTCCGGTTGTTTTCCGCCACCGTGAACACATGCAGCGTCTGCATGATTCGGCGAAAATCTACCGCATGCCGGTAACGCAAAGCGTCGATGAATTGATGGAAGCGTGCCGTGCAACGCTGCGCAAAAACAATCTGGTCAGTGCTTATATCCGTCCGCTGGTGTTTGTGGGTGATGTTGGTATGGGCGTTAATCCACCGGCTGGCTATAAGACCGACGTGATTATCGCTGCGTTTCCTTGGGGCGCGTATCTCGGTGAAGAGGCGCTGGATCAAGGTATCGATGCGATGGTTTCTTCCTGGCACCGTGTGGCACCAAACACCATTCCTACCGCCGCGAAAGCGGGGGGTAACTACCTGTCCTCTCTGCTGGTGGGCAGCGAAGCACGCCGTCATGGCTATCAGGAAGGGATCGCGTTGGATGTTCACGGTTATATCTCTGAAGGTGCAGGCGAAAACCTGTTTGAAGTAAAAGATGGCGTCCTGTTTACGCCGCCATTTACCTCATCTGCCTTACCAGGCATTACCCGTGATGCCATCATCAAACTGGCGAAAGATATGGGCTTTGAAGTGCGCGAGCAGGTGCTTTCCCGCGAGTCTCTGTACCTGGCGGACGAAGTGTTTATGTCCGGCACCGCGGCGGAAATCACGCCGGTGCGCAGCGTGGATGGCATTCAGGTGGGGATCGGCAAGTGCGGCCCAATTACCAAGCAGATCCAGCAGGCATTCTTTGGCCTGTTTAGCGGCAAGACTGAAGACAAGTACGGCTGGTTGGATCCGGTAAACCAATAA
- the ilvD gene encoding dihydroxy-acid dehydratase: MPKYRSATTTHGRNMAGARALWRATGMTDADFGKPIIAVVNSFTQFVPGHVHLRDLGKLVAEQIEASGGVAKEFNTIAVDDGIAMGHGGMLYSLPSRELIADSVEYMVNAHCADAMVCISNCDKITPGMLMASLRLNIPVIFVSGGPMEAGKTKLSDKIIKLDLIDAMIQGANPNVSDADSAQIERSACPTCGSCSGMFTANSMNCLTEALGLSQPGNGSLLATHADRKALFLNAGKRIVELTKRYYEQDDASALPRSIANKAAFENAMTLDIAMGGSTNTVLHLLAAAQEGDVDFTMADIDRLSRKVPHLCKVAPSTQKYHMEDVHRAGGVLAILGELDRAGLMNRDVDNILGMKLSETLEKYDIMLTKDEAVKKMFRAGPAGIRTTQAFSQDCRWDTLDDDRAEGCIRSLENAFSLEGGLAVLYGNMAEDGSIVKTAGVDKDNLTFRGPAKVYESQDTAVEAILGGKVVAGDVVVIRYEGPKGGPGMQEMLYPTTYLKSMGLGKACALITDGRFSGGTSGLSIGHVSPEAANGGLIALIEEGDMIDIDIPKRSMVLDVPESVLAARREAELARGDAAWTPKARERQVSYALRAYATLATSADKGAVRDKSKLGG, from the coding sequence ATGCCTAAGTACCGTTCCGCCACCACTACCCACGGCCGCAACATGGCGGGTGCCCGCGCATTATGGCGCGCGACCGGGATGACCGACGCCGATTTCGGCAAACCGATTATTGCGGTGGTCAACTCCTTTACCCAGTTTGTTCCGGGCCATGTGCATCTGCGCGATCTGGGTAAGCTGGTTGCCGAACAGATTGAAGCCTCTGGCGGCGTTGCCAAAGAGTTCAACACCATTGCGGTGGATGACGGTATCGCCATGGGGCACGGCGGCATGCTCTATTCCCTGCCGTCACGCGAGCTGATCGCCGACTCGGTTGAATACATGGTGAATGCCCACTGTGCAGATGCGATGGTGTGTATCTCCAACTGTGACAAGATCACCCCTGGAATGTTGATGGCGTCACTGCGCCTGAATATTCCGGTGATCTTTGTTTCCGGCGGCCCGATGGAGGCTGGCAAAACCAAGCTTTCCGATAAAATCATCAAGCTGGATCTGATCGATGCGATGATCCAGGGCGCAAACCCGAACGTCAGCGATGCTGACAGCGCACAGATCGAACGCTCTGCCTGCCCAACCTGTGGCTCATGCTCAGGCATGTTTACCGCCAACTCCATGAACTGCCTGACCGAAGCGCTGGGTCTGTCCCAACCGGGTAACGGCTCGCTGTTGGCGACTCACGCCGATCGTAAAGCGTTGTTCCTCAATGCCGGTAAACGCATCGTTGAGTTGACCAAGCGTTACTACGAGCAAGACGATGCCAGCGCGCTGCCTCGCAGCATTGCCAACAAGGCCGCATTTGAAAACGCCATGACGCTGGATATCGCGATGGGGGGGTCCACCAACACTGTTCTGCACCTGCTGGCGGCAGCACAGGAAGGGGACGTTGATTTCACCATGGCGGATATCGACCGTCTTTCGCGCAAGGTTCCGCATCTGTGCAAAGTGGCTCCAAGCACGCAAAAATACCATATGGAAGATGTTCACCGCGCCGGTGGCGTACTGGCTATTCTTGGCGAGCTGGATCGCGCCGGGCTGATGAACCGCGATGTTGACAATATCCTGGGGATGAAACTGAGCGAAACTCTGGAAAAATACGACATCATGCTGACCAAAGATGAAGCCGTGAAGAAAATGTTCCGCGCTGGCCCGGCAGGTATCCGCACCACGCAGGCATTCTCACAGGACTGCCGTTGGGACACCCTGGATGACGATCGTGCCGAGGGTTGCATCCGCTCACTGGAGAATGCCTTCAGTCTGGAAGGGGGGCTGGCGGTGCTGTACGGCAACATGGCGGAAGATGGCAGTATCGTCAAAACCGCGGGGGTCGACAAAGACAACCTGACTTTCCGCGGGCCGGCAAAAGTTTATGAAAGCCAGGATACCGCCGTTGAGGCAATTCTGGGTGGCAAAGTCGTGGCGGGCGATGTGGTTGTGATCCGCTATGAAGGGCCAAAGGGTGGGCCGGGCATGCAAGAAATGCTCTACCCGACGACCTATCTGAAATCCATGGGGTTGGGTAAAGCCTGTGCGTTGATCACCGACGGTCGCTTCTCTGGCGGTACCTCCGGTTTATCGATTGGACACGTTTCGCCAGAGGCGGCCAACGGTGGCCTGATTGCGTTGATCGAAGAAGGGGACATGATCGATATCGATATCCCGAAACGCAGCATGGTACTGGATGTTCCCGAGAGCGTGCTGGCTGCCCGCCGTGAAGCGGAACTGGCTCGCGGTGATGCGGCATGGACACCGAAAGCACGTGAGCGCCAGGTATCTTATGCGTTACGTGCCTATGCCACGTTGGCCACCAGTGCCGACAAAGGCGCAGTGCGCGACAAGAGCAAGCTGGGAGGCTAA
- the ilvA gene encoding threonine ammonia-lyase, biosynthetic, with protein MAVSQPLSDAPCGAEYLRAVLRSPVYEVAQVTPLQAMDKISSRLGNTILVKREDRQPVHSFKLRGAYAMIASLDEEQKARGVITASAGNHAQGVALSGNRLGIKTLIVMPVSTADIKIDAVRGFGGEVLLHGANFDEAKAKAIELSRQQGMTFVPPFDHPAVIAGQGTLAMELLQQDAHLDRVFVPVGGGGLAAGVAVLIKQLMPQIKVIGVEAEDSACLRAALNAGQPVDLARVGLFAEGVAVKRIGDETFRLCREYLDDVITVDSDAICAAVKDLFEDVRAIAEPSGALALAGLKKYVQQHNIQGERLAHILSGANVNFHGLRYVSERCELGEQREALLAVTIPEQKGSFLKFCQLLGGRAVTEFNYRYADADNACIFVGVRLTRGHAERLEIIDELNHGGYQVVDLSDDEMAKLHVRYMVGGRPSKPLRERLYSFEFPESPGALLKFLQTLGTHWNISLFHYRSHGTDFGRVLAGFELSQTEPEFEQHLKALGYDCHDETHNPAFRFFLQG; from the coding sequence ATGGCAGTATCGCAACCCCTATCCGACGCCCCCTGTGGCGCAGAATATTTGCGAGCGGTGCTCCGCTCGCCGGTTTACGAGGTGGCTCAGGTCACCCCGTTACAGGCCATGGACAAAATCTCTTCGCGCCTTGGCAATACCATCCTGGTGAAGCGCGAGGATCGCCAGCCAGTGCACAGCTTTAAGCTGCGCGGGGCTTACGCGATGATAGCCAGCCTGGATGAAGAGCAGAAAGCGCGTGGCGTGATCACCGCTTCTGCAGGCAATCATGCGCAAGGTGTGGCACTGTCCGGTAATCGTCTGGGGATCAAAACCCTGATTGTGATGCCGGTATCGACGGCGGATATCAAGATTGATGCGGTGCGCGGCTTCGGTGGCGAAGTGTTATTGCACGGGGCCAATTTCGACGAGGCCAAAGCCAAGGCGATCGAGCTTTCGCGCCAACAGGGCATGACCTTTGTGCCGCCATTCGACCATCCTGCCGTCATTGCCGGCCAGGGCACTTTGGCGATGGAGCTGTTGCAGCAGGACGCGCACCTGGACCGGGTGTTTGTCCCAGTTGGCGGCGGCGGGCTTGCGGCGGGGGTCGCGGTACTGATTAAGCAACTGATGCCTCAAATCAAGGTGATTGGCGTCGAAGCCGAGGATTCAGCCTGTTTACGAGCCGCGCTGAATGCTGGACAACCGGTTGATCTGGCGCGCGTTGGATTGTTTGCCGAGGGGGTGGCGGTAAAACGCATCGGTGATGAAACCTTCCGCCTGTGCCGTGAATACCTGGACGACGTGATCACCGTCGATAGCGACGCGATTTGCGCGGCAGTCAAAGATCTGTTCGAAGACGTGAGGGCGATAGCCGAACCTTCAGGCGCATTGGCGTTGGCAGGGCTGAAAAAATACGTGCAGCAGCACAATATTCAGGGCGAGCGTTTAGCGCATATCCTCTCCGGTGCCAATGTCAATTTCCACGGTCTGCGCTATGTTTCCGAACGTTGCGAATTGGGTGAACAACGCGAAGCGTTGCTGGCGGTGACTATTCCGGAACAGAAGGGCAGTTTCCTGAAGTTTTGCCAGCTCTTGGGAGGCCGTGCGGTCACCGAGTTCAACTATCGCTATGCCGATGCTGACAATGCCTGCATCTTCGTCGGTGTCCGTCTGACCAGAGGCCATGCCGAGCGGTTGGAAATCATTGATGAATTGAACCACGGCGGCTATCAGGTAGTGGATCTGTCTGATGATGAGATGGCGAAGCTACACGTGCGCTACATGGTCGGTGGGCGGCCTTCGAAACCGCTGCGTGAGCGTTTATACAGTTTTGAATTCCCAGAATCACCGGGAGCATTACTTAAATTCTTGCAAACGCTGGGGACTCACTGGAATATTTCCCTGTTCCATTACCGCAGTCACGGAACCGATTTTGGCCGTGTGCTGGCCGGTTTTGAGCTTTCACAGACCGAGCCCGAATTTGAACAACATCTGAAGGCATTGGGGTATGATTGCCATGATGAGACCCATAACCCGGCGTTCCGTTTCTTCCTGCAGGGGTAG
- a CDS encoding DUF2461 domain-containing protein, which produces MASEFIGFSQQGLNFLQQVRIENDKEWFEANRGVYESEMLTPFRLLVDALSPTMLMIDPQFETRPAIGKTLSRIHRDTRFSHDKTRYRSRMWLTFKRPSKDWKLAPVYFFELGPDMLRYGLGYYSADKATMDLFRHTLLRRPQPFLEVAECCRAPFELVGESYKRPLVKEQAPEIATWYNRKSFAVMATDNQVEKLFSADLVATLAQGFQQLEPLYHWLMQVEAMKQVDPADL; this is translated from the coding sequence ATGGCAAGTGAGTTCATCGGTTTCAGTCAGCAGGGGCTGAATTTTCTTCAGCAGGTGCGGATTGAGAACGACAAAGAGTGGTTTGAAGCCAATCGGGGCGTGTATGAAAGCGAAATGCTGACACCGTTTCGTTTGCTGGTGGACGCGCTTAGTCCGACAATGTTGATGATTGACCCACAGTTTGAAACCCGTCCGGCCATTGGCAAAACGCTGTCGCGTATTCATCGCGACACGCGTTTCTCCCATGATAAAACCCGTTACCGTAGCCGTATGTGGCTGACCTTCAAACGGCCAAGCAAAGACTGGAAGCTGGCACCGGTGTATTTCTTTGAGCTGGGGCCGGACATGCTGCGTTATGGCCTGGGCTATTACAGCGCCGATAAAGCCACTATGGATCTGTTTCGCCATACCTTGCTGCGCAGGCCACAGCCGTTTTTGGAGGTGGCCGAGTGCTGCCGCGCGCCGTTCGAGCTGGTGGGGGAAAGCTATAAGCGCCCGCTTGTGAAGGAGCAGGCACCGGAGATTGCCACTTGGTATAACCGTAAGTCCTTTGCGGTGATGGCCACAGATAATCAGGTGGAAAAGCTGTTCAGCGCCGATCTGGTCGCTACCCTGGCGCAGGGGTTTCAGCAGTTAGAGCCGCTGTACCATTGGTTGATGCAGGTGGAAGCGATGAAGCAGGTCGATCCCGCAGACCTATAA
- the ilvY gene encoding HTH-type transcriptional activator IlvY has protein sequence MDLRDLKLFLHLAESHHFGRTAKAMHVSPSTLSRQIQRLEEVLGQPLFLRDNRTVQLTDAGEQLKVFAQQTLLQYQQLKHALGQHGPSLSGELRLFCSVTAAYSHLPPILDRFRAQHPLVEIKLTTGDAADAVDKVQSNEADLGIAGRPETLPTSVAFTQIGEIPLVLIAPALPCAVRTQAFAEQPDWANMPFILPEHGPSRKRIELWFRRQRITNPLIYATVGGHEAIVSMVALGCGIALIPSVVVDNSPEPVRNRISQLENISMVEPFELGVCVQKKRLNEPLIEAFWQLL, from the coding sequence ATGGACTTACGTGATCTCAAGCTGTTCCTGCACCTGGCGGAAAGCCATCACTTTGGCCGTACCGCCAAGGCGATGCACGTCAGCCCCTCCACGCTTTCCCGCCAGATCCAACGGCTGGAAGAAGTGCTTGGGCAACCGCTGTTTCTGCGTGATAACCGTACCGTGCAACTGACCGATGCCGGTGAACAACTGAAAGTATTTGCCCAACAAACGCTGCTACAGTATCAGCAATTGAAGCATGCGCTTGGCCAACACGGCCCTTCGCTGAGCGGTGAACTTCGCTTGTTCTGTTCGGTAACAGCCGCCTACAGCCATTTGCCACCGATCCTCGATCGCTTCCGGGCACAACACCCCTTGGTGGAGATCAAACTGACCACTGGCGACGCCGCCGATGCTGTGGACAAAGTACAATCCAATGAAGCCGATCTCGGGATCGCCGGGCGGCCAGAGACTTTACCCACCAGCGTAGCCTTCACCCAAATCGGTGAGATCCCGCTGGTGCTGATTGCGCCAGCACTGCCGTGTGCGGTACGTACCCAGGCTTTTGCCGAACAGCCCGACTGGGCCAATATGCCGTTTATCCTGCCGGAGCATGGGCCTTCACGAAAACGCATCGAGTTGTGGTTCCGCCGCCAGCGCATCACTAATCCACTGATCTACGCCACCGTCGGCGGCCACGAAGCCATCGTCTCAATGGTCGCGTTAGGCTGTGGTATCGCCCTAATTCCTAGCGTGGTGGTGGACAACAGCCCGGAACCGGTGCGCAACCGTATTTCTCAGTTGGAGAATATCTCCATGGTTGAGCCGTTCGAACTGGGCGTTTGCGTACAGAAAAAACGCCTCAACGAACCGCTGATTGAGGCGTTCTGGCAGTTACTATAA
- the ilvC gene encoding ketol-acid reductoisomerase — MANYFNTLNLRQQLAQLGKCRFMARDEFADEAGYLKGKKVVIVGCGAQGLNQGLNMRDSGLDVAYALRKEAIAEKRASWRKATENGFKVGTYEDLIPQADLVVNLTPDKQHTSVVRAVQPLMKDGAALGYSHGFNIVEVGEQVRKDITVVMVAPKCPGTEVREEYKRGFGVPTLIAVHPENDPKGEGMAIAKAWAAATGGHRAGVLESSFVAEVKSDLMGEQTILCGMLQAGSLLCFDKLVSEGTDPAYAEKLIQFGWETITEALKQGGITLMMDRLSNPAKLRAYALSEQLKGIMAPLFQKHMDDIISGEFSSGMMADWAADDVKLLTWREETGKTAFENAPQFEGKISEQEYFDNGVLMVAMVKAGVELAFETMVDSGIIEESAYYESLHELPLIANTIARKRLYEMNVVISDTAEYGNYLFSYAAVPLLKEFMTTLQAGDLGKSVAGTSVDNAQLRDVNEAVRNHPIETVGRKLRGYMTDMKRIAVAG; from the coding sequence ATGGCTAACTATTTCAACACATTGAACCTGCGTCAGCAGTTGGCGCAATTGGGTAAGTGCCGTTTCATGGCGCGTGACGAATTTGCGGATGAAGCTGGCTACCTGAAAGGGAAAAAAGTGGTGATTGTCGGCTGTGGTGCTCAGGGTCTGAACCAGGGTCTGAACATGCGTGATTCCGGCCTGGACGTGGCTTATGCGCTGCGTAAAGAAGCGATTGCCGAGAAGCGTGCCTCATGGCGCAAAGCCACCGAGAACGGCTTCAAGGTTGGCACCTACGAAGATCTGATCCCGCAGGCCGATCTGGTCGTTAACCTGACGCCAGACAAGCAGCACACCTCAGTAGTTCGTGCCGTACAGCCGCTGATGAAAGATGGTGCTGCGCTGGGCTACTCCCACGGCTTCAACATCGTTGAAGTGGGCGAGCAGGTTCGTAAAGACATCACCGTAGTGATGGTTGCGCCTAAGTGCCCAGGTACCGAAGTACGTGAAGAATACAAACGTGGTTTCGGTGTACCAACGCTGATCGCGGTTCACCCGGAAAACGATCCAAAAGGCGAAGGCATGGCGATTGCCAAGGCATGGGCGGCAGCCACTGGTGGCCATCGTGCAGGCGTGCTGGAATCTTCCTTCGTGGCAGAAGTGAAATCTGACCTGATGGGCGAGCAGACCATCCTGTGCGGTATGCTGCAAGCGGGTTCTCTGCTGTGCTTCGACAAGCTGGTGTCTGAAGGTACCGACCCGGCGTACGCAGAAAAACTGATCCAGTTCGGCTGGGAAACCATCACCGAAGCGCTGAAGCAGGGCGGTATTACCCTGATGATGGACCGCCTGTCCAACCCGGCGAAACTGCGTGCCTATGCGCTGTCTGAGCAGTTGAAAGGTATCATGGCACCGCTGTTCCAAAAACATATGGACGATATCATTTCCGGTGAATTCTCCAGCGGTATGATGGCAGACTGGGCGGCGGATGATGTCAAACTGCTGACCTGGCGTGAAGAGACCGGTAAAACGGCCTTCGAAAATGCACCACAGTTTGAAGGCAAAATCAGCGAGCAGGAATACTTCGACAACGGCGTGCTGATGGTTGCCATGGTGAAAGCGGGCGTTGAACTGGCCTTCGAAACCATGGTGGATTCAGGCATCATCGAAGAGTCTGCCTACTATGAATCACTGCACGAGTTGCCGCTGATCGCGAATACCATCGCCCGTAAGCGCCTGTATGAAATGAACGTGGTTATCTCAGATACCGCGGAATACGGTAACTACCTGTTCTCTTATGCGGCAGTTCCGTTGCTCAAAGAGTTCATGACCACTCTGCAAGCGGGCGATCTGGGTAAATCCGTGGCGGGCACTTCCGTTGATAACGCGCAGCTGCGTGACGTGAACGAAGCGGTGCGTAACCACCCGATCGAGACCGTGGGCCGTAAACTGCGTGGCTATATGACCGATATGAAACGTATCGCAGTAGCCGGCTAA
- a CDS encoding colicin-like pore-forming protein yields MGNSYDNANIGHVQDAVNASFGNGKYSVSFADDSSSSSGGGSGVHWGGGSGNGNSGNGSSSSGVNSKGAYKAQNMYLDSGSTCYNVNIGGLMYAVDYDNTMVRGVRALSGTERMDNERNRINMARGQVEDLLLFVSSFNESAIKKYGQQYKTTLEGLKVNIKGKKIKNYQQAMAIFEKVQSNPKFALNSADRNALKLALIYTDAKVFGDNLSRLARSFGVLSMAVNVNKLINAAIDGYVRNSWSPFMLQLEAIGLSAAASTAAGAIAAAVFAVIATFVAVPVAVSTIGVALVAAIAGAFFDPERAEQINNWVVAR; encoded by the coding sequence ATGGGTAATTCATACGACAACGCAAATATTGGTCATGTGCAAGATGCAGTGAATGCAAGCTTTGGTAATGGGAAATACTCCGTTTCCTTCGCAGATGACTCCTCAAGCAGTAGTGGCGGTGGTTCAGGTGTTCATTGGGGAGGCGGTTCTGGCAATGGTAACAGTGGTAATGGTAGTTCATCATCAGGAGTTAATTCCAAGGGGGCGTATAAGGCCCAAAATATGTATCTAGACTCCGGATCGACATGTTATAACGTCAATATTGGCGGCCTAATGTACGCCGTTGATTATGATAATACGATGGTGAGAGGAGTTCGCGCTCTTTCCGGTACGGAACGCATGGATAACGAACGGAATCGCATTAATATGGCAAGGGGGCAGGTTGAAGATTTACTCCTTTTTGTTAGTTCTTTCAATGAGTCAGCCATCAAAAAATATGGGCAACAGTATAAAACCACTTTGGAAGGTTTAAAGGTTAATATCAAGGGGAAAAAAATAAAGAACTATCAACAGGCAATGGCTATATTTGAAAAAGTTCAGAGTAATCCTAAGTTTGCTCTGAATTCGGCTGATAGAAATGCGTTAAAACTTGCATTGATTTATACCGATGCCAAAGTGTTTGGCGATAACCTATCACGCCTGGCTCGTTCCTTTGGTGTTCTATCTATGGCGGTGAATGTCAATAAACTCATCAATGCAGCAATTGATGGGTACGTGCGAAATAGTTGGTCACCATTTATGTTACAATTGGAAGCCATTGGGCTAAGCGCAGCTGCTTCTACAGCTGCTGGAGCCATCGCTGCCGCTGTATTTGCTGTAATTGCAACGTTTGTCGCAGTACCAGTTGCAGTGAGTACCATTGGTGTTGCGCTTGTAGCAGCGATTGCAGGGGCTTTCTTTGACCCCGAACGTGCAGAACAGATTAATAACTGGGTGGTCGCGCGTTAA
- a CDS encoding sugar kinase: MNSKNLAVIGECMIELSQKGADLSRGFGGDTLNTAVYIARQVPQQALNVHYVTALGTDSFSREMLQTWQQEQVKTDLTQQLDNKLPGLYVIETDDTGERTFYYWRNDAAARYWLDSPQAESLCAQLAQFDYLYLSGISVAILNPASRAKLLTLLRQCRANGGKVIFDNNYRPRLWQSQDETQQAYRDILSCTDIAFLTLDDEDLLWGKQPVEQVVSRTRDFGVSEIVIKRGADSCLVFCADGETHDVPAVKLPKEKVIDTTAAGDSFSAGYLAVRLTGGDAVSAAKRGHLTASTVIQYRGAIIPREAMPQ; this comes from the coding sequence ATGAACAGCAAAAACCTCGCCGTGATCGGCGAATGCATGATCGAACTGTCGCAGAAAGGCGCAGACCTCAGCCGTGGATTTGGCGGCGATACCCTCAACACCGCCGTCTATATTGCCCGCCAGGTACCTCAACAGGCATTGAACGTCCACTACGTCACCGCGCTGGGCACTGACAGTTTCAGCCGGGAGATGCTGCAAACCTGGCAGCAGGAGCAGGTGAAAACCGATCTTACTCAGCAGTTGGACAACAAGCTGCCGGGGCTGTACGTGATCGAAACCGACGATACCGGCGAGCGCACCTTCTATTATTGGCGTAACGATGCTGCCGCCCGCTACTGGCTCGATAGCCCCCAGGCAGAGAGCCTGTGCGCGCAGCTGGCGCAGTTTGATTACCTGTATCTGAGCGGTATCAGCGTGGCGATCCTCAACCCGGCCAGCCGGGCAAAACTGCTGACCTTGTTGCGCCAATGCCGGGCTAACGGCGGTAAAGTGATCTTTGATAACAACTATCGGCCACGCCTGTGGCAAAGCCAGGACGAAACCCAACAGGCCTATCGCGATATCCTTTCCTGCACCGACATTGCCTTCCTGACGCTGGATGATGAGGATTTACTGTGGGGCAAACAGCCGGTTGAGCAGGTGGTGAGCCGTACCCGCGACTTTGGCGTAAGTGAGATTGTGATTAAGCGTGGCGCAGATTCCTGCCTGGTGTTCTGCGCCGATGGGGAAACCCACGACGTACCGGCAGTCAAACTGCCAAAAGAAAAAGTGATTGATACCACCGCCGCCGGGGACTCCTTCAGCGCGGGCTATCTGGCAGTGCGCCTGACCGGCGGTGATGCCGTTAGCGCGGCCAAACGTGGCCACCTGACCGCCAGCACGGTGATTCAATACCGTGGTGCCATCATCCCCCGCGAGGCAATGCCGCAGTAA
- a CDS encoding 2-hydroxymuconate tautomerase family protein, with amino-acid sequence MPYVNIKITREGATAEQKKQLIAGVTQLLVDTLGKNPATTVVVIEEVETDNWGIGGKCVTDLRAAAK; translated from the coding sequence ATGCCTTACGTAAATATTAAAATTACCCGTGAAGGGGCAACCGCTGAACAGAAAAAACAGCTCATCGCTGGCGTGACGCAGCTCTTGGTCGATACGCTGGGCAAAAATCCGGCAACCACCGTGGTGGTTATTGAAGAAGTTGAGACCGACAACTGGGGGATCGGTGGTAAGTGCGTTACCGATCTGCGTGCCGCTGCCAAGTAA